The Methylomonas montana genome has a window encoding:
- a CDS encoding LuxR C-terminal-related transcriptional regulator: MYQDSISYSATDNLSTIEALPVWSSAAVTKFRAPQLRTSIVSRPALLQRLQSLSDQHRVTLVCAPAGFGKSTLLAQLADAEDGVESLWLSLDEDDNYPNRLFVSLLGALDKLALKWPVAPQILASQVDSGGSGARAAVAGLVNALCSYRSGRLRLIADDLHRINDNGALRLLDELIDRLPPEVGLVIGSRVEPPALSLSRWRAHAELGELFLTDLQFNESEALALANARWAGDVSPDMVRQALTRTEGWAAGLQLMFGAAGGRLASGLEFVGVRASRHLFDYFAAEVLAELPQDLRDFLLHCSILPELDPRRCAVVSGRGDARLALEELYRRNLFLTVLDDRAPVLRLHDLFRDYLQGELELRHSGLPEELHARAAAAEPVTPRAVMHWLKARHWDEAVALILRCAEPLLAEGGYALIERWIGLLPQPMSEQYPELASLQGMCRWACYDFIGMREPLERACAGFRRQGDSPNLARTLLILARSVHNNGNLEYCARLLDEADNLELDLHLRTAIHALRAWQALADGRPQNVASVLHAIVDAVEADPATLYPSISDLFNGFFYGIPETLAPLGRLRELCSAWSEQQAVHWQVEAMVHSAWPAFWHGEKTAVLAALAEQSRFQQRMAALPALWLDFHQLSGWILAAGGEFDQAVAMERRNLQIVDSVEFGSLAPSWRRVAVINLACVYWVAQDAEGLAQLGPELVLVRQPAEWPMVDTGRALVLGQIALLEGRLEEAEAELVRAQAFYQRWRLPAFMSTPAVSLALLRLAQDDPAAAWAMFEPVLAEALHEDCIGPLLLEPRQPLSRLLALIPSAERDRYQPILARLDGWQSVAAPAEKNVGNAESSLTEREIDVLQRIAAGDSNKQIARIFGLSPHTVKRHVANILGKLEVVTRGQAAAWWRDHGDSRN; encoded by the coding sequence ATGTATCAGGATAGTATCTCTTACTCCGCAACCGACAATCTGAGCACGATAGAGGCATTGCCGGTCTGGAGTTCCGCGGCGGTTACCAAATTTCGCGCCCCACAATTGCGGACAAGCATCGTTTCGCGGCCGGCCTTGCTGCAACGCCTGCAATCATTGAGCGATCAGCACCGGGTGACGCTAGTCTGTGCGCCGGCCGGTTTCGGCAAGAGCACTCTGCTGGCTCAGTTGGCCGACGCCGAGGATGGCGTCGAAAGCCTGTGGCTGTCCCTGGACGAAGACGACAATTACCCCAACCGCCTGTTTGTCTCTTTACTAGGCGCTCTGGATAAACTTGCACTGAAGTGGCCGGTCGCTCCGCAGATACTGGCTTCGCAAGTGGACAGCGGCGGTTCCGGCGCGCGCGCCGCGGTGGCTGGATTGGTCAATGCCTTGTGCAGTTACCGGAGCGGACGGTTGCGGCTGATCGCCGACGATCTGCATCGCATCAATGACAATGGCGCACTGCGCCTGCTCGACGAGTTGATAGATCGATTGCCGCCGGAAGTGGGATTGGTGATCGGATCGCGCGTCGAGCCGCCGGCCTTGTCCCTGTCCCGTTGGCGCGCGCATGCCGAACTGGGCGAACTGTTCCTGACCGATCTCCAGTTCAACGAATCCGAAGCGCTTGCTCTCGCTAATGCCCGTTGGGCCGGCGACGTGTCTCCGGACATGGTCCGGCAGGCCTTGACGCGCACCGAGGGCTGGGCAGCCGGTCTGCAACTGATGTTCGGTGCGGCGGGTGGCAGACTGGCGTCGGGCCTGGAATTTGTCGGCGTTCGGGCCTCCCGGCATTTGTTCGATTATTTCGCCGCCGAGGTGCTGGCAGAATTGCCGCAGGATTTACGCGATTTTCTGTTGCATTGTTCCATCCTGCCGGAACTCGACCCACGGCGTTGCGCCGTTGTCAGCGGGCGAGGTGACGCCCGCCTCGCGCTCGAGGAATTGTACCGGCGCAATCTGTTTCTGACCGTGCTCGACGACAGAGCGCCGGTGCTGCGGCTGCACGATTTGTTTCGCGATTACCTGCAAGGCGAACTGGAATTGCGTCATTCCGGTTTGCCTGAGGAGTTGCACGCCAGGGCCGCAGCGGCCGAACCAGTCACGCCGCGTGCGGTGATGCACTGGCTCAAGGCCCGCCACTGGGACGAAGCGGTGGCCTTGATTCTGCGTTGCGCCGAGCCGTTGTTGGCGGAAGGCGGTTATGCGCTGATCGAGCGCTGGATAGGGCTGTTGCCGCAGCCGATGTCGGAGCAATATCCGGAACTGGCCAGCCTGCAGGGGATGTGTCGCTGGGCCTGCTACGACTTTATCGGCATGCGCGAGCCTTTGGAACGAGCTTGTGCGGGCTTTCGCCGACAGGGAGACAGCCCAAATCTGGCCAGGACGCTGCTGATTCTGGCGCGTAGCGTACATAACAACGGTAATCTGGAATACTGCGCCCGGCTGCTGGACGAGGCCGACAACCTCGAACTCGATCTGCATTTGCGCACGGCCATTCATGCCTTGCGCGCCTGGCAGGCGCTGGCCGATGGTCGGCCGCAAAACGTCGCCTCGGTCCTGCATGCCATCGTTGATGCGGTCGAAGCCGATCCGGCTACCTTGTATCCATCGATTAGCGATCTGTTCAACGGTTTCTTTTATGGGATTCCGGAAACGCTGGCACCGCTTGGGCGGCTGCGCGAACTGTGCTCGGCCTGGAGTGAGCAGCAAGCCGTGCATTGGCAGGTGGAGGCGATGGTGCACAGCGCCTGGCCGGCTTTCTGGCATGGCGAAAAAACGGCGGTACTCGCCGCATTAGCCGAGCAGTCCCGTTTCCAGCAGCGCATGGCGGCGTTGCCGGCGCTGTGGCTGGATTTTCATCAGCTAAGCGGCTGGATATTGGCGGCCGGCGGCGAGTTTGATCAGGCCGTGGCCATGGAGCGGCGCAATCTACAGATCGTCGATTCGGTAGAGTTCGGCTCCCTGGCCCCCAGCTGGCGGCGGGTCGCCGTCATCAATCTGGCCTGTGTTTATTGGGTCGCACAAGACGCCGAGGGGCTTGCCCAACTGGGGCCGGAGTTGGTTCTCGTCAGACAGCCTGCCGAATGGCCGATGGTTGACACCGGCCGCGCATTAGTCTTGGGCCAGATCGCGTTGTTGGAGGGACGGCTGGAAGAGGCCGAAGCGGAACTGGTGCGCGCGCAGGCATTTTATCAACGCTGGCGCCTGCCGGCTTTTATGAGTACGCCGGCGGTTAGTCTCGCGCTGTTGCGTCTGGCCCAGGACGACCCGGCTGCAGCCTGGGCGATGTTCGAACCGGTGTTGGCGGAAGCCCTGCACGAAGACTGTATCGGCCCTCTCTTGCTGGAGCCGCGCCAACCGCTGAGCCGACTATTGGCGCTAATCCCAAGCGCGGAACGCGACCGCTACCAGCCTATACTGGCCAGGCTGGACGGCTGGCAATCCGTAGCGGCGCCGGCAGAAAAAAACGTCGGCAATGCCGAGTCTTCATTGACCGAGCGCGAGATCGACGTGCTGCAACGCATCGCCGCCGGCGACAGCAACAAGCAGATCGCCCGGATTTTCGGCTTGAGTCCGCATACCGTCAAACGCCATGTCGCCAACATTCTCGGCAAACTCGAGGTTGTCACTCGCGGCCAGGCGGCTGCCTGGTGGCGCGATCACGGCGATAGCCGCAATTAA
- a CDS encoding peptidase domain-containing ABC transporter: protein MQNLLDFSGRKKAPLILQTEAAECGLACLAMIASYHGHRVDLASLRQKFSMSLKGSTLNHLIRIADQLHLASRPVRVDLNELSKLSLPAVLHWDFNHFVVLTQVKRGVATLKDPAKGMLNLPYTEVSKHFTGIALELAPTQAFTPKTERQQIKLFRLIGQLDGASSATLQIILLAAAIEVFAIVAPFFMQLVVDNAVVARDSNLLTVLGLGFLLLALIQTAITALRSWVVMVLSTSVNLQMMSNLFGHLLQLPMSFFEKRHLGDIVSRFESLNVIQRTLTTSFLEAIVDGAMALVTLAMMLIYSWKLAAVVSLAALLYGLLRLGLFTPLRAATEEQILRSAKQQTNLLETVRGMQSVKLFNRQLQRRSGYQNLMVDHFNAGIRVQKLNIVYRALNSLLFGVENIAVIWMGALFILDGGFSVGMLFAFMSFKDQFTHRVGSFIEKGIEFKMLGLHTERVADVALAETEADPFDGSSHADLPASIQIRNLNFSYAPSEPPVLKNLNLDFTAGESVAIVGPSGYGKTTLAKLILGLLQPTGGEILIGGVRLSQINAHDYRNMVAAVMQEDQLFAGSIADNICFFDPEPDQARIETCAQLAAVHQDIAAMPMTYNTLIGDMGTVLSGGQKQRVLLARALYKRPKILVLDEATSHLDVARERLVNGAVQQLKLTRIIIAHRPETIASVDRVIDLQAIAEQEQLERQVAA, encoded by the coding sequence ATGCAAAACCTTTTGGACTTTTCCGGCCGTAAGAAAGCGCCGCTGATTCTGCAAACCGAAGCCGCCGAATGTGGCCTGGCCTGTCTGGCGATGATCGCCTCCTATCACGGCCACAGAGTCGATTTGGCCAGTCTGCGGCAGAAATTTTCGATGTCATTGAAAGGCTCGACGCTGAATCATCTGATCAGGATCGCCGATCAATTGCATCTGGCCTCCCGGCCGGTGCGGGTCGATCTGAACGAATTGAGCAAACTCAGCCTGCCGGCTGTTCTGCACTGGGATTTCAACCATTTCGTGGTGTTGACCCAGGTCAAGCGCGGCGTGGCGACGCTAAAAGATCCGGCCAAGGGTATGCTGAATCTGCCCTATACCGAAGTCTCCAAACATTTCACCGGGATCGCCCTGGAATTGGCGCCCACTCAGGCTTTCACCCCGAAAACCGAACGCCAGCAAATCAAGCTTTTCCGCCTAATCGGCCAGTTGGACGGTGCCTCCAGCGCTACCTTGCAAATCATTTTATTGGCCGCGGCCATCGAAGTATTTGCAATCGTAGCGCCTTTTTTTATGCAACTGGTGGTCGATAACGCGGTCGTCGCCCGTGACAGTAATCTGCTGACGGTGCTGGGCTTGGGGTTTTTATTGCTGGCTTTGATACAGACCGCGATTACCGCGCTACGGTCATGGGTGGTCATGGTGCTCAGCACCTCAGTCAATCTACAGATGATGAGCAATCTGTTCGGGCATTTATTGCAATTGCCGATGAGTTTTTTCGAGAAACGTCATCTCGGCGACATCGTCTCCCGTTTCGAATCCTTGAACGTCATTCAGAGGACATTAACGACCAGCTTTCTGGAAGCGATCGTCGATGGCGCGATGGCGTTGGTGACGCTGGCAATGATGTTGATCTACAGTTGGAAGCTGGCGGCCGTCGTCAGCCTGGCTGCTCTGTTGTACGGTCTGTTACGGCTGGGTCTGTTCACGCCGCTACGCGCCGCGACTGAGGAACAAATCCTGCGCTCCGCCAAGCAGCAGACCAATCTGCTGGAAACCGTGCGCGGCATGCAGAGCGTCAAACTATTCAACCGGCAGTTGCAGCGCCGCAGCGGCTATCAAAATCTGATGGTCGATCATTTCAATGCCGGCATCCGCGTGCAGAAACTGAACATCGTCTATCGGGCGTTGAACAGCCTGCTGTTCGGCGTCGAGAACATCGCGGTAATCTGGATGGGCGCCTTGTTTATCCTGGACGGCGGTTTCTCGGTGGGAATGCTGTTTGCGTTCATGTCGTTCAAAGACCAGTTTACACACCGGGTCGGCAGCTTCATTGAAAAAGGCATCGAATTCAAAATGCTGGGTCTGCACACCGAACGGGTCGCCGATGTTGCGCTGGCGGAAACCGAAGCCGATCCATTCGACGGCAGCAGCCACGCCGACCTGCCGGCGTCCATCCAGATCCGCAATCTGAATTTCAGTTACGCGCCGTCCGAGCCGCCGGTCTTGAAAAACCTGAATCTGGATTTTACCGCCGGCGAGTCGGTGGCGATCGTCGGTCCTTCCGGTTACGGCAAAACCACGCTGGCCAAGCTGATTCTGGGCCTGCTGCAACCCACGGGCGGGGAAATCCTGATCGGTGGCGTGCGCTTGAGCCAAATCAATGCCCATGATTACCGCAACATGGTGGCGGCGGTGATGCAGGAAGATCAACTATTCGCCGGCTCGATTGCCGACAATATCTGCTTTTTCGATCCAGAGCCGGATCAGGCCAGGATCGAAACCTGCGCGCAACTCGCTGCCGTGCATCAGGACATCGCCGCGATGCCTATGACTTACAACACCTTGATCGGCGACATGGGCACGGTGCTGTCCGGCGGCCAGAAGCAGCGGGTGTTGCTGGCCAGGGCCCTATACAAGCGCCCGAAAATCCTGGTGCTGGACGAAGCCACCAGCCATCTGGATGTGGCTCGGGAAAGGCTGGTCAACGGCGCGGTACAACAACTAAAATTAACCCGCATCATCATCGCCCATCGCCCGGAAACCATCGCTTCGGTGGATAGGGTCATCGATTTGCAGGCCATCGCCGAGCAAGAGCAGCTGGAAAGGCAGGTGGCCGCATGA
- a CDS encoding HlyD family secretion protein, whose protein sequence is MKHELFRQQALDFKKDKPLGEVIRVESLSFALLTTLAVFCAGVLVVFAFWGEYTRKSHVNGYLSPSMGLIKVYAPQAGTLIEKHVREGQIVKTGDTLFVLSTESSSRETPQAQAAAIEQLKQRRESLETELIKQAEIDQIQYRSLLDRLHGLQRELQQVNSEIDTQQQRLAGAAATSQRYQQLLETKFVSAVQIQQKRDEWLDHQAKLLALQRVQMGLQRDIRSAQLEVDSSQMKFKNQRAAIERNISTLTQNITESESRRNIVITAPHDGTVTAILAEQGQNANTANPLLSILPAGAKLQAQLLVPSSAVGFVEHGQTVSVRYQAFPYQRFGSHRGQIVEIAKTLITPKDADLPVTLQESVYRVTVDIDKQTVQAYRQDIPLQAGMLLDADIWLDHRCLIDWVFDPLYSVIGRV, encoded by the coding sequence ATGAAACACGAGTTATTTCGACAACAGGCCTTGGACTTTAAAAAAGACAAGCCGCTCGGGGAGGTGATTCGCGTGGAGTCTTTGTCGTTTGCCTTACTCACCACTTTGGCGGTGTTCTGCGCGGGGGTATTGGTGGTGTTTGCGTTTTGGGGCGAGTACACCCGCAAATCCCATGTCAACGGCTATCTGTCGCCGAGCATGGGTTTGATCAAGGTTTACGCGCCACAGGCGGGCACCTTGATCGAAAAACACGTGCGTGAAGGCCAAATCGTCAAGACTGGCGATACCTTGTTCGTGCTATCGACGGAAAGCAGTTCGCGGGAAACCCCGCAAGCCCAGGCTGCGGCGATAGAGCAACTGAAGCAGCGCCGCGAAAGCCTGGAAACCGAACTGATCAAACAAGCCGAAATCGACCAGATTCAATACCGTTCGCTGCTGGATCGCCTGCATGGCTTGCAGCGGGAACTGCAACAGGTCAACAGCGAGATCGACACCCAGCAGCAACGCCTGGCCGGGGCGGCGGCGACTTCGCAGCGTTACCAGCAACTGCTGGAGACAAAATTTGTGTCCGCGGTACAAATTCAGCAAAAACGGGACGAATGGCTGGATCATCAGGCCAAACTGCTGGCCCTGCAACGAGTGCAGATGGGCCTGCAACGCGATATCCGCTCCGCGCAACTGGAAGTAGACAGCAGCCAGATGAAGTTCAAGAATCAGCGCGCGGCGATCGAACGCAATATTTCCACGCTGACCCAAAACATCACCGAATCCGAATCGCGGCGCAATATCGTCATCACCGCGCCGCACGATGGCACCGTGACGGCGATACTCGCCGAGCAGGGCCAGAATGCCAACACCGCCAATCCGTTGCTGTCCATCCTGCCGGCCGGCGCGAAGTTGCAGGCTCAGTTGCTGGTGCCTTCCAGCGCCGTCGGCTTTGTCGAACACGGCCAGACCGTATCGGTGCGTTACCAGGCGTTTCCGTACCAACGCTTCGGCAGTCATCGGGGCCAGATCGTCGAAATCGCCAAAACCCTGATTACCCCGAAAGATGCCGACTTGCCGGTCACGTTGCAGGAATCGGTGTACCGGGTCACCGTGGACATCGACAAACAGACGGTACAGGCCTACCGGCAGGATATTCCATTGCAAGCCGGCATGTTGTTGGATGCCGACATCTGGCTGGATCACCGGTGCCTGATCGATTGGGTATTCGACCCTCTTTATAGTGTCATTGGACGGGTTTAA
- a CDS encoding nitrogen fixation protein — translation MASDNPVLCPSAQPEWPGAQAIGVMAGTADKPEMAYLNAPQPVTGQLLEMAGSVSPAEVFRFSAPCACKGCGHYVEGESRCRLAEKVVRLMPTVTEQLPVCAIRSECRWWRQEGRAACFRCPQVVTNNLKPTEEMRLAADYSVL, via the coding sequence ATGGCCTCGGATAACCCAGTGTTATGCCCCAGCGCGCAGCCGGAATGGCCAGGTGCTCAGGCGATCGGGGTGATGGCCGGTACGGCGGATAAACCGGAAATGGCTTATCTGAATGCGCCGCAACCGGTCACCGGGCAATTGCTGGAGATGGCCGGCTCGGTCAGCCCGGCGGAAGTGTTCCGCTTCTCCGCGCCATGCGCCTGCAAGGGATGCGGGCACTATGTGGAGGGTGAGTCCAGATGCCGGCTGGCCGAGAAAGTTGTGCGCTTGATGCCGACGGTGACCGAACAATTGCCGGTATGTGCAATCCGCTCGGAATGTCGTTGGTGGCGACAGGAAGGCCGCGCGGCATGTTTCAGATGCCCGCAAGTGGTGACCAATAACCTCAAGCCGACCGAAGAAATGCGGCTGGCGGCTGACTACAGCGTTCTCTGA